Proteins from a genomic interval of Pseudomonas asplenii:
- a CDS encoding peptidoglycan DD-metalloendopeptidase family protein, translated as MFLRLLFSCGLLMVATSVSAMTIYKYVDANGVVTYSDRPVPGAQVFVFRDRMVEHLERQVRLDIRKHKGGDEVFVRNDLYAPVEIELSFGALKNVNGAPMQPIRKVLPARSNQRLALLSAAQAGQPFLYTPKFRYSLGDPGGQAQGYRYPFPWRGGPFRLTQGPNGEYSHHGAKSRYAMDIAMPVGTPIIAARGGVVVKTENEQSGRGKNPAGNFVRILHDDGTMGVYLHLKQGSVSVREGQRVAVGSPLGLSGNTGNSTGPHLHFVVQRNTGLGLVSIPYQFNQPMEALPNFAVGGQ; from the coding sequence TTGTTCCTGCGCCTGCTGTTTTCCTGTGGCCTGTTGATGGTCGCTACCTCGGTTTCGGCCATGACGATCTACAAGTACGTGGACGCCAATGGCGTGGTCACCTACAGCGACCGCCCGGTACCGGGAGCCCAGGTGTTCGTGTTTCGCGATCGGATGGTCGAGCACCTGGAGCGTCAGGTGCGCCTGGACATTCGCAAGCACAAGGGCGGCGACGAGGTGTTCGTGCGCAACGACCTGTATGCGCCGGTGGAGATCGAGCTGAGTTTCGGCGCCTTGAAGAACGTCAACGGAGCGCCCATGCAGCCGATTCGCAAGGTGTTGCCGGCGCGCAGCAACCAGCGCCTGGCGCTGCTCAGCGCCGCCCAGGCCGGGCAGCCCTTCCTGTATACCCCGAAATTCCGTTATTCCCTCGGTGATCCCGGCGGTCAGGCCCAGGGCTATCGTTATCCGTTTCCCTGGCGCGGCGGTCCGTTTCGCCTGACCCAGGGGCCGAACGGCGAGTACAGCCATCACGGTGCCAAGAGCCGCTACGCGATGGATATCGCCATGCCGGTGGGGACACCGATCATTGCGGCGCGGGGCGGGGTGGTGGTCAAGACCGAGAATGAACAGTCCGGGCGCGGCAAGAACCCGGCGGGCAATTTTGTCCGGATTCTGCACGACGACGGCACCATGGGCGTCTACCTGCACCTCAAGCAGGGCTCGGTGAGCGTGCGCGAGGGCCAGCGGGTGGCAGTGGGCAGCCCGCTGGGGCTGTCGGGCAACACCGGCAACAGCACCGGGCCGCACCTGCATTTCGTGGTGCAACGCAATACCGGGCTGGGGTTGGTGTCGATTCCGTACCAGTTCAACCAGCCAATGGAGGCGTTGCCGAACTTCGCGGTGGGTGGGCAGTGA